One window of the Carassius auratus strain Wakin unplaced genomic scaffold, ASM336829v1 scaf_tig00033420, whole genome shotgun sequence genome contains the following:
- the LOC113081222 gene encoding butyrophilin subfamily 1 member A1-like has protein sequence MLSIIIFLLNLLIETSVSLTVVVPPDPIVAHVGSTVILPCWISPPENAEALEIRWYRQDQFNNPVLLYNHGKIQDIQECFRNRSSLTLRSDQSGGLKDGDVSLRLEKLTFQDEGLFHCYVSGEHSYNSKVVDLKITSPSDSSDSSGLWKALFFTFLICSLLGLFGLILYRYRHKRTEKKPTKEIHEEETLERLLKAVVEDMNIEELREHAVEITIDRERLHPDLRVTKDCKILRDSKEYEPTGEGFPYELCAYGAKIFTSGCHYWEVELAAPPNPPKNFWMIGVMKHGNLPTRDRSDLTPSAGFWFLCSDGPRGFCTNTDPLIRFSLTPRPERLGVLLDYDHGQLSFYNVTERKHLLTISSRFSGSLVPLFNPGAGDKSCLKILDLPKPVEPDEPSPSLSNMVVVELDVKASDNL, from the exons ATGCTGTCGATTATTATCTTTTTGCTGAATCTCCTCATAGAGACTTCAG tgtCGTTGACTGTGGTGGTTCCTCCTGATCCTATAGTGGCTCATGTGGGATCCACAGTGATTCTTCCCTGCTGGATCTCTCCTCCTGAGAACGCTGAAGCTCTGGAGATCCGCTGGTACCGTCAGGATCAGTTTAACAACCCTGTTCTGCTCTATAATCATGGGAAGATCCAGGACATCCAGGAATGTTTCAGGAACCGAAGCTCTTTGACTCTGCGGTCAGATCAGTCTGGTGGACTGAAGGATGGAGACGTCTCTCTACGGCTGGAGAAACTCACTTTTCAGGATGAAGGTTTATTTCACTGTTATGTGAGCGGAGAACATTCATATAACAGTAAAGTGGTAGATCTCAAAATCACGA GTCCATCAGATTCATCAGATTCATCAGGTCTATGGAAGGCTCTTTTCTTCACGTTTCTCATCTGTTCTCTTCTGGGTTTGTTTGGGCTGATCCTCTACAGATACAGACACAAACGAACAG AAAAGAAACCAACTAAAGAAA TTCATGAGGAGGAGACTCTGGAGAGACTGCTAAAAGCAG TTGTGGAAGACATGAATATAGAAGAACTGAGGGAACATGCAG TTGAGATCACTATCGACCGTGAGCGTTTACATCCAGATCTGAGGGTTACGAAAGACTGTAAAATCTTGAGGGACAGTAAAGAATATGAACCCACTGGAGAGGGATTTCCATATGAATTATGTGCTTACGGAGCCAAAATATTCACCTCTGGTTGTCACTATTGGGAAGTAGAGCTGGCAGCTCCACCTAATCCTCCTAAAAACTTCTGGATGATTGGTGTGATGAAACATGGAAACCTTCCTACAAGAGACAGATCTGATTTAACTCCATCAGCTGGTTTCTGGTTCTTGTGTTCAGACGGTCCTCGTGGCTTTTGCACTAACACTGATCCATTGATCAGATTCTCTCTGACACCGAGACCTGAACGACTGGGAGTGCTGTTAGATTATGATCACGGTCAGCTCTCATTTTACAACGTCACAGAGAGAAAACATCTCCTGACCATCAGCAGCAGATTCTCTGGATCACTCGTTCCTCTCTTCAATCCTGGAGCAGGTGATAAGAGCTGTCTTAAAATCCTGGATCTTCCAAAACCTGTAGAACCAGATGAACCCAGTCCTTCACTGAGTAACATGGTAGTTGTAGAATTAGATGTAAAGGCCAGTGATAATCTGTAG